The genomic segment GGCTACATTTATGGGAATAAATGCAAATTACTACCTTATAGACGCGGTAATTGCACTAAGTGTAATATATAAAGCGTTTGACAACAACAAAGGATTTGAGAGTTATTTGGGAATAAAGTCTCCTAATTTGATGCTGATGGTACTTCTGTTTGGTCTTATACACGGGTTCGGACTCTCTTCAAGACTTCAGCAACTGCCTCTTGGTGAGCAGAGCTGGAGTATGCTGTTGGAGATAATCTCATTTAACATAGGTGTTGAGATAGGTCAGATCATTGCACTTATCGGTATGCTTTTTATTTTAAAACTATGGAGAGAAAAAGAGTCGTTCACGAAATATGCTAAAGTATCCAACCATGCATTGATGTTCGCGGGTTTTATGCTTCTTTTGATGCAGCTGCATGGATATTTACACACTACAAACGAAGAGGAGTTCGGCTTTAACAGAGACGAGCATATACATATCCATATGGATATGGAAAAACAAAATAACTATACACACGATAGTTTATAAAACCATCCTATAAAGAATAGCTTAAACCAATAGCTATTTTTTATAGACATAGATAATGTGTTTCATTATTTGAGTATTTAAAAAGTATAAATGCTCAGATGATCAAATACAAAGATATAACCA from the Sulfurimonas crateris genome contains:
- a CDS encoding HupE/UreJ family protein produces the protein MKIFFILLAFLLLKSAAYAHGMSEADIEAMIEGGNLRYIWLGATHMLSGYDHLLFLFGVVFFLSNTKDIIKFVTIFTLGHSITLILATFMGINANYYLIDAVIALSVIYKAFDNNKGFESYLGIKSPNLMLMVLLFGLIHGFGLSSRLQQLPLGEQSWSMLLEIISFNIGVEIGQIIALIGMLFILKLWREKESFTKYAKVSNHALMFAGFMLLLMQLHGYLHTTNEEEFGFNRDEHIHIHMDMEKQNNYTHDSL